Sequence from the Desulfuromonas acetoxidans DSM 684 genome:
GCACAATCAATCAAACCGTTTTTCAGATAAAACCCCCGGCTGCATCCCCTTGAGACCGTGGTCACACGGTAGTTCTGCTGAGGTTCACCAACAGCATCACGACAATACTTCCAAGGATTCTCCAACATCGGTTGCAGCAATTTTTTCCCAAGACCACAGCTACGACCATCAACCTGCACAACAATCGTCAGTAAATGAAAAAGGTTGATGTCCAGTTGGTAGAGCAGACCACCACCGTAAATTGCCGCGTGATCTTTCAAAATAACGTGATCTTCGATAGCACCGACCACGGCCATATCACTCGCGGAAAAAATACTGCTCAGTACGTCTTCCTCAGCAGCAGTTGCGAATTCGATTTGATATGGCATTTAGACCCTCCGATCGTTTCATTCGGCTTTTCATTGTTCACAAACAGGCTCTAACTAACTAAAAACAAAAGAGAACTTACAGAGAACATCCTGTTGCCAATAGATTTTCTCTTCCTGGTTTGACTGATGTGAGCAATAAAGGTGCCACCCTCTTGATATTTTTATTAAGTGTGCGTTTTCTTAACACTCTGGCTCAAAAAGGAGACATGACTGATCCATTTTGAACGATCATTCAACAGGGAAGCTTTGTTTTATTTTGAGATTGGTCGAACGTCTCGTGTCATTTTGAAACGAACGTTCAGAAAGAAATAATCAAAGAAATAGAAGTGTTTTATTGATAAAAATTAAGACCGAAACCCCCACCCTTCCTGTCTAAAGTGAGATAAAGTAGAAACATCAGCGATACCACTTAAGGCACATTTTTCACTTTTTCACATAGGCAGCTCCCACATGAGTAGCAGCTATTTCGCAGACAACTGATTCATTAGTAAGTTACCGATATATAAAAACAAAAAGGTTTTACTTCGATTAATAGAAACGTGGTGATTGGAAGGTGCAACTGCCGGTACAAACTTTGCATGTTTAATCTCTACGCTTTTACTTAACATCCTCAGTTCAAAGGAGAACGGTCCATGTCGTTGCGAGAACAGATTACAGAGGTTTTAGGCACTCAGATCCTTTTTGCAAACGCCGAGAAAGATAAGCTGACCAAAAAGCGATGGCAGGAGATTCTTCGCTGCAAAGAAGAGTTCTTAAAAAACCCCTCAGCCGATCCCAGCGACTACCCATGCATGGACAAAGATGTCGCCGCATCCTGGATGCGCTCCCGCAAAATGGGGGTCAACCCTCATAAGGTTGTGACCATCCCCAACGAAGACCAGCTCACCAAGCTTCGCGAACAACACCAGCAACTCATAGAGATCACCTCTGAACAGGTCAAACCATGTAAAGAGCAAATGGTGGCCTGTGGTTACATGTTTTACTTATTCGATAAGTCCGGAATGATTCTGTGTCATGAGGGAGTCTGGGCTGACGACAAAGTTGGCGAGTGCGGCTCGCGAATCGGCATCTTGGCTGACGAGGAATCAGAAGGAACAACCGCTCACGGTCTCTGCTTTCACTTGAAACGTCCTGTCCAACTGATTGGACCGGAGAACTACTGTGTTCCCCTGCAAAACCGGATTGCCTCGGCCGCACCGATCATGGGAGAGGATGGCGAAGTGAAGGCTGCCATCGTTGTCCTTAGTCCGCCGCTGGTCGAAGACTTGGAAGACGACAAGATTAACCACCTGTACATGCACACGCTCGGCCTGATCTCGTCATTGGCAACCTCGATCGAGACAAAAATCAAGTTGGTGAACCACACCGAATGTTTGGAAAAATCGCTTGAGGACGCTACAAAACTCAATGAAGAGCTGAAAAAAGCCAAAGACAACATGGCAAGTGCCCACGAAAGCCTCACCGCCTCCTTTGCTTTTATCGATGAGGGGATGATTGCCGTCGATAATAAAGGCAAAATCCGTCAGATCAACAACGAGGCCATGCGCATTTTCAGAGCCCATCCCGAAGAGATCGGCAATCGAAATCTCAACGAGTTCCTCAGTGCGGAATCTTCCATCATGCACCGTGCGAATAAAGGGGAAAGCTTTACCGTTGATGAGTGTGTCAAGGTCGGCACCAACAAAGCCAGACCCTACAGAATCTCGGTGCGCCCGATTCTGAATCAATACACCAAGAAACTCGATGTCGTCATTCTCAAGCTTATCAGCTGTGAAAAACTCAACAATGCACAAAGCAACCGCTCAGGGAGATCCGCAACATACCAGATTGAAGATATCCTCGGCGAAAGCGTGGCGATTAAATCAACCATTGCCCAGGCCAGCCGCTTTGCCGCATCACCGGAGAACATCCTGCTGATTGGCGAGAGTGGTACCGGAAAAGAGTTGTTCGCCCATTCAATTCATAATATCTACCGTCCGAACGGCCCTTTCATGGCCGTCAACTGTGCCGCCTTACCGCGGGAACTTGTCGGCAGTGAACTGTTCGGCTACGAGGGCGGCAGCTTCACCGGTGCCGAACGCTGTGGCAAACCGGGCAAGATCGAACTGGCCGACGGCGGCACCCTGTTCCTTGACGAAATCGGCGATATGCCCTTAGAACATCAAGCGATCTTATTGCGCAGTCTGCAGGATAAACGGGTAATGCGCATCGGTGGCAACCGCTACAAAGAAGTCGACTTCCGACTGGTTGCAGCAACAAACAAGGATTTGCAGCAGATGGTCGAGGAGAAAACCTTCCGTGAAGACCTCTATTACCGCATTTCAGTTCTCGGAATATTTATTCCGCCACTTAGAGAGCGGGGCAAAGATATCTCATTATTGAGCCGGTTGTTCATTCGCAATTACTGCCAACGCATGGGCTGGCAGGAGCCACAACTTAGCCCTGAGGCAGAAAAGGTCATCAATCAGTACAAATGGCCGGGGAACGTTCGGCAACTGCAGAACGCGATCCATCACGCCATTAATACGGCCAACGATAACGTGATTGAGCCATCCAACCTGCCCGGTTACGTCCTGGACGATACGACATCGCCCAGCTCGACGGGGCTTCCCAGATTTGCCGGGGCCGGCGACCACAACCTCTGCATCAAAACAATTGAAAAAGAAGCGATTGAAGCCGCTCTGCTACGCGCCAACAACTGTATCCCGACGGCTGCGGAAATCGTTGGACTGAGTCGGTCGACTCTCTATCGCAAACTGAAGGATTACAATATTTCGGTCAACTGATCCACGACTTCCCCCCACTCGCCTCTTATTTGTCGTCAAATTTATCCTCCTTGCGTTCAAGATAAAAACGCAAGGAGGAAAGTTTCCCTCCCTCCCGGTCTCAAAATGAAACCCCGTTCGCAGAAAAAGATTCTCATTACTAGAAAATCACTCCAGGTCAATTGTCCCATCCTCTGAAAGTACCCTCTTTCGCAAAAGCCATTTGCTGGATTTTCCCGGTGTTTGCAACGAGTTAGTACATCTGCTGTCAAATCCTCACAACAAGAAGACAGGCTTTGGCTTGCAAGTTGCAAAAAAAGAGGTTCAAGCGTCATCAGGCGCATCATAAGTTTTGTGATCGATCGCCCAAAGCCTTGAAATGATTCGTTTGCTGAGCATTAACACTGTCACGGACTGCTTAGTCAATATGAAGAAACGTTCGAGCGAGAGCCATGAGAGAGGAGCTATGATAGGAAACGTTGATTTAACTCAAGAAGGGGTAGAAGTAAAAAAGTCGGCCTGTTACTTCTGCCATCAGAATTGCGGTGTGCTTGCCTATGTGAAGGACGATAAAGTCCTGGCCATCGAAGGCGACCCCGAGTTCCCGACCAACCAGGGCGGCCTGTGCTGCCGCGGCAATATTGCCCTCAAACATCTGGACCATCCTGATCGCGTCAACTACCCGCTCAAACGGGTTGGTAAGCGCGGTGAAGGCAAGTGGGAGCAAATTCCATGGGACCAGGCCATCAAAGAGATTGCCGCCAAGCTTTCGGACATCCGCGACAAGTTTGGTGCCGAAGCTGTCGCCACAGCAGGCGGTACGCAACGGACCGATGACTGGGCCCGCCGCCGCTTTATGAACCTGTTCGGCAGCCCGAACGGTTTCCATAATGCCCACCTGTGCTGGATTCCGACCTTTATGGTGGAGACCGCGATCTACGGTTGGTGCCCCTTCGACCTCGACATCGGCGCGAGTAAATGTATCGTACTGTGGGGCCAGAACCCTGGCGCCTCTGGGATGCCGGAAGCCCATCACATTGCCGATTTGCAAGCCAAAGGCATGAAGGTGATCGTGATCGACCCACGCTTTACCGAATCCGCATCAAAGGCCGACCTCTGGCTGCCACTGCGCCCCGGTTCCGACCTGGCTCTGGCTCTGTCCTGGATTCACGTCATCATCTACGAAGGCCTGATGGATCAGGACTTTGTCATGGAATACACCGAAGGGTTCAACGAACTGGCTGAGCATGTCGTCGACTTCTCACCGGAATGGGCCGCAGAACGGACCTGGCTGACGCCGGAACAAATTCGCGCCGGTGCCCACATGTACGCTATGAACAAGCCGGGCAACATCCAGTGGGGTACTTCGGTCGACCAGATCGGCAAACCGGCCGGTGCCACCATGCATGCCCGCGCCATCCTGCGCGCCCTCACCGGCAACCTCGATTGCCCGGGTGCCGACCTGCTGACCGGCCCTTCGCAGGACTATCTGACCGATGAAGAACTCGAAGGCAACCAGTTTTTGTCGGATGAGCAGAAAGCAAAGCAGATCGGTTCCGACAAGTTCCCGATGGTCACGTGGCCCGGCTACAGCAAAATTTGCGAGCTGACCAAGAAAACCTGGGGCAAGGTGCCGACCGCAGAGTGGATGTGTGAAGCGCATCCGCCATCCGTTTTCCGGGCCATCGCCAACAGCGATCCCTACCCGGTCAAGGCCCTGATGATTGCGGCAACCAACCCGCTGGCCTCTTATGGTGAAACCAGCGTCGTGCTCGAAGCGTTGCGCAAAGTCGACTTTATGGTCGCTTGCGACTACTGGATCACCCCGTCGGCAATGTTCGCTGACTACATTATGCCGATCGCCGGCGCACTGGAGCGGCCGATCATCACCAACAGCTACGGCTGTGCCGACTTCATGTTGACCGCGCAACGGGCCATCAAGCCAATGTATGAGCGTCGCAACGATTTCAACTTCTGGCGTGATCTCGGCATCGCTCTGGGCCAGGAAGAAAACTGGCCTTGGGAAACGGTTGAAGACGCCTACTACAGCGCCATCGAGCCGATCGGGCACCCGGTCAGCAACTTTGACGAGTTTGTTGAAAACGTCCGTTTCCACTTCCCTGAACGCGAATACTACAAGTACAAGCGCCAGGGTTTTGCGACACCTTCGGGTAAAGTCGAGCTCTACTCGTCAACCCTCAAAGAGCTGGGGCTGCCACCGCTGCCGGAATATGTCGGTCCTTCGGAAAACGAGATCGACAATCCTGAGTTGGCCGAGAAATTCCCACTGGTGCTGACAACCGGTGGCGGATTCATGCCGTTCCACCACTCGGAGCATTTCCAAATCAAGGATATGCGCTTCCTGCGTCATTCGCCTTTTATGGACATCAATCCCGCGACCGCCAAGGAACTGGGGATCGAAGATGGTGATTGGGTCTGGATTGAAACTGATCGTGGCCGGATGAAGCAACGGGCGAACCTGACCGAAGCCATCCACCAGAAAGTGATCTACACACAACGCTGCTGGTGGTATCCGGAAAAAGACATGCGTGATATTGAGCTAGGCGGCGAACTCGGCGGCGCTCTGGAGTCGAACGGTAACGTTCTGACCTGCACAACTGATGACTATTGCGACCCCTATAGCGGCTCCTGGGCGAATCGCGGTTTGCTCTGCCGGGTCTACAAAGTAGAGGAAGCAGATTTGAAGGAGGTAATTTGATATGGCTCGCTATGCAATGGTGATGGACACCAGGAAATGCATCGGCTGTCATTCCTGTACAGTCGCTTGCAAAGTTCGTAATGAACTCCCGACAGATATGATCTACAACCCGGTGACCACAGATGGTCCACACGGCAAATTTCCCAACCTGAGCATGCGCTTTTTGCCTTTGCTCTGCATGCACTGCGACAATTCTCCCTGTGTTGATGCCTGCCCGACCGGCGCTTCAATTCAGGCCGAAAACGGCATTGTCCACGTTGAGGATAAGAAATGTGTCGGCTGCCTGTCCTGTATCATGGCCTGCCCTTATGGCGCACGCTACCACAATCATGAGACCGGGGCCGTCAACAAGTGTAATTTCTGCCTTGATCGGGTTGAAGAAGGTCTATTCCCACACTGCGTCGAAACATGTCACCAAAATGCCCGTATTTTCGGCGACTTGGATGACGAGAACAGTGAGGTCAGCAAGCTGATCAACGAGAATCCTTCGGTTCAGTTGCTGCCCGAACTGAACACCGACCCCTGTGTCTTTTACATCTACTGATGGAGGAGTTGAACAAATGAGCGAAAAACATCAAGCCTGGGGTTGGATGCTGGCGGTCGATTTCTTCTTCGCCGGTATGGGCGGTGCCATGCTGGTCATCGCCGCGATCATCGACCTCTTTATTGCACCGAATCAGGTTTCTTTACTGGGAAATATTCTTGGCCCGCTGTGTATGTGCGTCGGCTGCGGTTTCCTGATCCTTGAACTGGGACGTCCCATGCAGGCATGGCGCGTGTTCATGAATCCTAAGGCGATTCTTACTTTTGGCGCCTGGACCATGACTATTGCCATCATTTCCGGCTTCGCCTATGCCTCTTTCGGCATCAAGAGCAGCCTGATCTTCTGGAATGAAGGGGACTTCTTACGTCACCTGCTGGCACTGGTCAACATAGTCACCGGTTTAGTTGTCGCCACCTATCCAGGTGTGTTGCTGGGACGCCACAAAGGCCGCCCTTTCTGGGTTGGTCCGGGAGTTATGGGATTGTTCCTGCTGTCCTCCATGGTCACAGGTCTGGCCCTGCATTGCCTGTGTGCAATTGTTGTCCCAGTTGAAGGTTCTGTCCTGAGCAGCCTGCCGAAAGTTATTGCAGCGCTGCTACTGGTACAGGCCCTGATGTGGGTGGGATACCTGTGGATCAAAGCCAGTGGAACCACTGCTGCTGAAAGCGCCAGCGCAAAACGCTGGATCAACGGTGACCTGGCAAAAGGATTCAAAATATACTTCATGCTGATCGGCACGGTGGTACCGATGATTCTGTTCCTGACTCCGATAGCATTCTTTCATGGCCTTGCAGCTTTAATGGTTCTGTTCGGCGGCGTCATGATGCGTATCCAGATCGTTACCAGCGGTAAAGATCGAACCTTCCTGCCCGGCGAGTTGCAGTATCGTTCCCGCTTGCCAAAGGGAGACGAAAAGTTCCTCAAAAAAGCGTGGATGTAACAGCGGACACAGTTGGGCACTGCCAAATCAGCACGATTACTCTGCCTCGGCCGTCACCGAAGCCGATTTCGGCAGTGCCCTGTTCCATAATAAATGCATAACGCTTCCAAATGCACAGAATTGAGGTTAAAGATGACACAGGCAGTCGGGACAAACAGAACTGATACAAAAAAGAATATAAGACTTTTAGAACTCACACAGAGTGTTTGCCCGGCCTGCCTGGATGTCATTGAAGCCCGCATTGTCGTCAAGGATAATGCAGTGTTCATGGAAAAAACCTGTGCACAGCACGGTCCTTACTCCACCTACCTGTGGCCGGATGAAGAACATTATCGCTGGATGAAAGACTTTAAGTTCCCGCACATCCGTCCGCAATCTAACCTCCCGGTCCTCAACGGCTGCCCTGAAGATTGTGGCCCCTGCACAGCCCATCAACACCATCCCCGCTTGGTTGAACTGGAACTGACCCAGCGCTGCAATTTGCGTTGCCCGGTATGTTTTATGGCCGCGGACGACAATCAGACCCATGTGGAAACGGATCTCTCGCTGGCGGACATCAAGAAGCAACTGGTCAAAATCATGGACCAGTGTGGCCCGCAAACCAGCATCCAGTTGACCGGTGGCGAACCCACGGTCCGCAAAGACCTGCCGGACATCATCGCCTTGTGTCGCGAGATCGGCTTCAGTGCGATTGAGGTCAATACCAACGGCGTTGTTATCAGCCGCAATCTCAATTACCTTGAACAACTGGCGGCATCAGGTGCGACCGGGATCTATATGCAGTTTGACGGACTGGACGACGACGTTTTCAAAAAGGTCCGCGGGGCAAACCTGTTGAAAGACAAGCTTCAGGCCATTGAAAACTGTCGCCGTATCGGCATGCAGATCGTCTTGGCCATGGCTGTTATCAGAGGAATCAACGACGAACAAATGGGCAAGGTTCTCGAATTTGGTCTGAAAAATCGAGACGTGATTGCTGGAGTCGCTTTTCAGCCGGCATTCGGTTCAGGACGGTTCGAGATTACCGACAAAAAGCCGTTAACCATGGGCGATGCAATTTATGAACTCTCGGAGCAGAGCAATGGTCTGCTTTCTCCTTACGACTTCTGGCCGACCGGCTGCTCCCATCCTTTGTGCGATGCGACCACCTATATCCTACCGCAGCCACAGGGCTTAGTCCCAATGAGCCGCGTCATCAACGTCCAGGACTACATGGATCATTTCAACCCGGCAAGCCCACAGGGCTCAGTACTGCCGGACATTGCCGACACAATGTACCCCGACCACGAACCGGGGCTGTCGATCTTGATCATGAACTATATGGATGCCATGAGCATGGACTTAAAACGTCTACAACAATGCAGCATGACTGTTGCCGGTAAAGATGGCAGCCAAATCCCCTTTTGTTCCTATCAATTGACAAACATTGACGGACTTAAACGTTCAGAGCTGGCATAACTCAACGATTCGACTTCCTTGCTTAGCCCAACGGGTCAATCTCTCTCACCCGTTTATTGACAGCCCACTTCTGTACCACGGATGTTCCGCAAAGTCATCGCTGTGCAAGCGGTTCATCCCGTAAAATCACTTTACAGCCTCTCGCGTTCGGCCTCCCGTACTCACAATTTCGCTCTTCTTGCATACAAACACGGGCAAGACGATCCTTGAGAAATAACCCTTCCCCTACGGTAGTAACAAGAGACGCTCAAAAAGAGGCCGAAGCCACGATTCGTCCTGCACATTTCTACAACTTGAACACTCGTCCCGGTTTATGTCGCCGGTTTATCCCCCTCTGCGAACCGAT
This genomic interval carries:
- a CDS encoding 4Fe-4S dicluster domain-containing protein, with product MARYAMVMDTRKCIGCHSCTVACKVRNELPTDMIYNPVTTDGPHGKFPNLSMRFLPLLCMHCDNSPCVDACPTGASIQAENGIVHVEDKKCVGCLSCIMACPYGARYHNHETGAVNKCNFCLDRVEEGLFPHCVETCHQNARIFGDLDDENSEVSKLINENPSVQLLPELNTDPCVFYIY
- a CDS encoding molybdopterin-containing oxidoreductase family protein, with product MIGNVDLTQEGVEVKKSACYFCHQNCGVLAYVKDDKVLAIEGDPEFPTNQGGLCCRGNIALKHLDHPDRVNYPLKRVGKRGEGKWEQIPWDQAIKEIAAKLSDIRDKFGAEAVATAGGTQRTDDWARRRFMNLFGSPNGFHNAHLCWIPTFMVETAIYGWCPFDLDIGASKCIVLWGQNPGASGMPEAHHIADLQAKGMKVIVIDPRFTESASKADLWLPLRPGSDLALALSWIHVIIYEGLMDQDFVMEYTEGFNELAEHVVDFSPEWAAERTWLTPEQIRAGAHMYAMNKPGNIQWGTSVDQIGKPAGATMHARAILRALTGNLDCPGADLLTGPSQDYLTDEELEGNQFLSDEQKAKQIGSDKFPMVTWPGYSKICELTKKTWGKVPTAEWMCEAHPPSVFRAIANSDPYPVKALMIAATNPLASYGETSVVLEALRKVDFMVACDYWITPSAMFADYIMPIAGALERPIITNSYGCADFMLTAQRAIKPMYERRNDFNFWRDLGIALGQEENWPWETVEDAYYSAIEPIGHPVSNFDEFVENVRFHFPEREYYKYKRQGFATPSGKVELYSSTLKELGLPPLPEYVGPSENEIDNPELAEKFPLVLTTGGGFMPFHHSEHFQIKDMRFLRHSPFMDINPATAKELGIEDGDWVWIETDRGRMKQRANLTEAIHQKVIYTQRCWWYPEKDMRDIELGGELGGALESNGNVLTCTTDDYCDPYSGSWANRGLLCRVYKVEEADLKEVI
- a CDS encoding GNAT family N-acetyltransferase: MPYQIEFATAAEEDVLSSIFSASDMAVVGAIEDHVILKDHAAIYGGGLLYQLDINLFHLLTIVVQVDGRSCGLGKKLLQPMLENPWKYCRDAVGEPQQNYRVTTVSRGCSRGFYLKNGLIDCAFDQLREPFNRQCDVCPDVLQCGSAAMVYQGQ
- a CDS encoding sigma-54 interaction domain-containing protein; translated protein: MSLREQITEVLGTQILFANAEKDKLTKKRWQEILRCKEEFLKNPSADPSDYPCMDKDVAASWMRSRKMGVNPHKVVTIPNEDQLTKLREQHQQLIEITSEQVKPCKEQMVACGYMFYLFDKSGMILCHEGVWADDKVGECGSRIGILADEESEGTTAHGLCFHLKRPVQLIGPENYCVPLQNRIASAAPIMGEDGEVKAAIVVLSPPLVEDLEDDKINHLYMHTLGLISSLATSIETKIKLVNHTECLEKSLEDATKLNEELKKAKDNMASAHESLTASFAFIDEGMIAVDNKGKIRQINNEAMRIFRAHPEEIGNRNLNEFLSAESSIMHRANKGESFTVDECVKVGTNKARPYRISVRPILNQYTKKLDVVILKLISCEKLNNAQSNRSGRSATYQIEDILGESVAIKSTIAQASRFAASPENILLIGESGTGKELFAHSIHNIYRPNGPFMAVNCAALPRELVGSELFGYEGGSFTGAERCGKPGKIELADGGTLFLDEIGDMPLEHQAILLRSLQDKRVMRIGGNRYKEVDFRLVAATNKDLQQMVEEKTFREDLYYRISVLGIFIPPLRERGKDISLLSRLFIRNYCQRMGWQEPQLSPEAEKVINQYKWPGNVRQLQNAIHHAINTANDNVIEPSNLPGYVLDDTTSPSSTGLPRFAGAGDHNLCIKTIEKEAIEAALLRANNCIPTAAEIVGLSRSTLYRKLKDYNISVN
- the nrfD gene encoding NrfD/PsrC family molybdoenzyme membrane anchor subunit, with amino-acid sequence MSEKHQAWGWMLAVDFFFAGMGGAMLVIAAIIDLFIAPNQVSLLGNILGPLCMCVGCGFLILELGRPMQAWRVFMNPKAILTFGAWTMTIAIISGFAYASFGIKSSLIFWNEGDFLRHLLALVNIVTGLVVATYPGVLLGRHKGRPFWVGPGVMGLFLLSSMVTGLALHCLCAIVVPVEGSVLSSLPKVIAALLLVQALMWVGYLWIKASGTTAAESASAKRWINGDLAKGFKIYFMLIGTVVPMILFLTPIAFFHGLAALMVLFGGVMMRIQIVTSGKDRTFLPGELQYRSRLPKGDEKFLKKAWM
- a CDS encoding radical SAM protein, giving the protein MTQAVGTNRTDTKKNIRLLELTQSVCPACLDVIEARIVVKDNAVFMEKTCAQHGPYSTYLWPDEEHYRWMKDFKFPHIRPQSNLPVLNGCPEDCGPCTAHQHHPRLVELELTQRCNLRCPVCFMAADDNQTHVETDLSLADIKKQLVKIMDQCGPQTSIQLTGGEPTVRKDLPDIIALCREIGFSAIEVNTNGVVISRNLNYLEQLAASGATGIYMQFDGLDDDVFKKVRGANLLKDKLQAIENCRRIGMQIVLAMAVIRGINDEQMGKVLEFGLKNRDVIAGVAFQPAFGSGRFEITDKKPLTMGDAIYELSEQSNGLLSPYDFWPTGCSHPLCDATTYILPQPQGLVPMSRVINVQDYMDHFNPASPQGSVLPDIADTMYPDHEPGLSILIMNYMDAMSMDLKRLQQCSMTVAGKDGSQIPFCSYQLTNIDGLKRSELA